A single genomic interval of Cucumis sativus cultivar 9930 chromosome 5, Cucumber_9930_V3, whole genome shotgun sequence harbors:
- the LOC101221356 gene encoding uncharacterized protein LOC101221356, producing MAVVLGNWALLLDVTSPRIVLADRKARPLALDVVLSLHKRDLNAYYAAIVGKSFEADGEARSQRIVARGKANSKKNGGVEFESDEEENWESNGLDEEEKLDWEQEMRKRVKEIEERRELEKKAEEIQSQVEEEGSEGIEETEEEKRMRVRKELEKVAKEQAERRATAELMFELGQKAYGRGMYSRAIEFLEGALTIIPRPTLFGGEIQIWLAMAYEANNRHGDCIALYRQLEKTHPSVSIRRQAAELRYILQAPKIKISQEEMVTIPLIGSSYDSYAATWSDKNKDKDQKGSWSTTNQLPSSKDYLGDFLVWRPPIGLGKSQAFWLGLTLWLGLVGAALLLQK from the exons ATGGCTGTGGTTCTTGGAAATTGGGCTTTGTTGCTGGACGTAACGTCGCCTCGGATTGTATTGGCAGATCGGAAGGCTCGTCCATTGGCTCTCGACGTTGTTTTGAGCTTACACAAGAGGGACCTTAACGCCTATTATGCTGCGATAGTCGGCAAAAGCTTCGAAGCAGATGGTGAGGCTAGGAGTCAAAGAATCGTGGCTCGTGGAAAAGCGAATTCGAAGAAAAACGGTGGAGTCGAGTTCGAGAGTGATGAAGAGGAAAATTGGGAAAGTAATGGGTTGGACGAAGAGGAGAAGTTGGACTGGGAGCAAGAAATGCGGAAGAGAGTGAAGGAGATAGAGGAGAGGAGGGAATTGGAGAAGAAAGCGGAAGAAATACAGAGTCAAGTTGAGGAAGAAGGGAGCGAGGGCATAGAAGAAACcgaggaagaaaagagaatgagaGTAAGAAAGGAGCTTGAAAAG GTAGCTAAAGAACAGGCGGAACGAAGAGCAACGGCTGAGTTGATGTTTGAATTGGGTCAGAAGGCATACGGCAGGGGCATGTACAGTCGAGCTATTGAGTTTTTAGAAGGCGCACTTACAATCATTCCCAGGCCTACTTTATTCGGTGGCGAG ATCCAAATATGGCTTGCTATGGCTTATGAGGCAAACAACCGCCATGGAGATTGTATTGCTTTGTACCGGCAATTGGAGAAGACGCATCCTAGTGTCAGCATCCGGCGCCAGGCGGCTGAACTTCGCTATATTTTGCAAGCACCAAAAATCAAGATATCTCAGGAGGAAATGGTTACAATACCACTAATCGGTTCTAGTTACGACAG CTATGCAGCAACGTGGAGTGACAAGAACAAAGACAAAGACCAGAAAGGAAGCTGGTCAACCACGAATCAGCTGCCGTCGTCTAAGGATTATTTGGGGGATTTTCTTGTTTGGCGACCTCCGATTGGCTTAGGAAAAAGCCAAGCCTTCTGGCTTGGGCTGACCTTGTGGCTTGGCTTGGTTGGTGCTGCCCTTTTACTTCAAAAGTGA
- the LOC101221117 gene encoding 60S ribosomal protein L27a-3, translating into MTTRFKKNRKKRGHVSAGHGRIGKHRKHPGGRGNAGGMHHHRILFDKYHPGYFGKVGMRYFHKLRNKFYCPIVNVDKIWSLIPQEVKDKASKDNVPLVDVTQFGYFKVLGKGVLPENQPIVVKAKLVSKIAEKKIKEAGGAVVLTA; encoded by the coding sequence ATGACGACTCGTTTCAAGAAGAACAGGAAGAAGAGAGGACATGTCAGTGCTGGACATGGTAGAATCGGCAAACACCGAAAGCATCCTGGTGGTCGGGGAAACGCTGGAGGTATGCACCACCACAGGATTCTCTTCGATAAGTATCATCCTGGTTATTTCGGTAAAGTTGGTATGCGTTATTTCCACAAGCTTCGCAACAAGTTCTATTGCCCGATTGTAAACGTCGACAAGATCTGGTCATTGATCCCTCAAGAAGTGAAGGATAAAGCCTCCAAAGACAACGTTCCATTGGTCGATGTTACGCAGTTCGGATATTTCAAGGTTTTGGGCAAGGGTGTCTTACCGGAGAATCAGCCTATTGTGGTGAAGGCCAAGCTTGTGTCCAAGATCGCCGAGAAGAAGATTAAGGAGGCTGGCGGCGCGGTGGTTCTTACAGCTTAG
- the LOC101220883 gene encoding protein DETOXIFICATION 29 translates to MAELSQPLLSQSEENKLIDSPESGRKDTKVLFAPDADDIPPINTARDFYREFCIELKKLWYLAAPAVFTSICQYSFGAITQLFAGQVSTIALAAVSVENSVIAGFSFGIMLGMGSALETLCGQAYGAGQLGMMGVYLQRSWVILLTTAVVLTPIYIFSAPLLKLIGQTAEISEAAGVLSIWMIPQLYAYALNFPVSKFLQAQSKMMAMSVISAVALVFHTFFTWLFMLKLGWGLAGGAIVLNASWWVIDFAQIVYILSGSCGRAWSGFSWQAFHNLWGFVRLSLASAVMLCLEIWYFMALILFAGYLKNAEVSIDALSICTNILGWTVMVAFGINAAISVRVSNELGAAHPRTARFSLVVAVASSFVVGLILTAILIITKDDYPYLFSNDSAVRQIVKNLTPMLGFCIVVNNIQPVLSGVAVGAGWQAVVAYVNVGCYYLFGIPLGLLLGFALHWGVLGIWSGMIGGTIIQTFILVWMVYKTNWNEEASVAEDRIRKWGGPTVS, encoded by the exons ATGGCGGAACTTTCTCAGCCACTTCTCTCGCAGAGTGAGGAAAATAAACTGATCGACTCGCCGGAATCCGGCAGGAAAGATACGAAGGTTCTTTTTGCTCCCGACGCCGATGACATCCCTCCAATCAACACCGCACGTGATTTCTACAGAGAGTTCTGTATCGAATTAAAGAAACTGTGGTACCTTGCAGCTCCGGCGGTTTTCACATCCATTTGCCAATATTCTTTCGGAGCCATCACTCAACTTTTCGCCGGACAAGTCAGCACCATCGCACTTGCCGCCGTCTCCGTTGAGAATTCCGTTATTGCTGGCTTTTCCTTCGGCATCATG CTGGGAATGGGAAGTGCATTGGAAACGCTGTGCGGGCAGGCGTACGGGGCAGGGCAGCTGGGTATGATGGGAGTGTACCTGCAAAGATCGTGGGTGATTCTCCTTACAACGGCGGTGGTTCTAACGCCGATTTACATATTTTCGGCGCCGTTATTGAAGCTGATCGGACAGACGGCGGAGATATCGGAGGCGGCGGGAGTACTGTCGATATGGATGATTCCTCAGCTTTATGCATACGCTCTTAACTTTCCGGTCAGCAAATTCTTGCAGGCGCAGAGCAAGATGATGGCCATGTCCGTCATCTCCGCTGTGGCTTTG GTATTCCACACGTTCTTTACTTGGCTGTTCATGCTGAAGCTGGGTTGGGGTTTAGCAGGTGGTGCCATAGTGCTTAATGCATCATGGTGGGTGATCGATTTTGCTCagattgtttatatattaagTGGAAGCTGTGGCCGAGCTTGGTCTGGTTTCTCGTGGCAAGCGTTTCACAATCTTTGGGGTTTCGTTAGACTCTCTCTTGCATCTGCGGTCATGCTCTG TTTGGAGATATGGTATTTTATGGCTCTGATACTGTTTGCTGGATATTTGAAGAACGCCGAAGTTTCCATTGACGCGCTGTCCATATG CACGAACATCTTGGGGTGGACTGTGATGGTCGCTTTTGGAATAAATGCAGCCATAAG tGTTCGAGTATCAAACGAATTGGGAGCAGCACATCCAAGAACAGCAAGATTTTCATTGGTAGTAGCTGTAGCATCGTCGTTCGTTGTGGGTCTCATTCTAACAGCTATTCTCATTATCACAAAGGACGATTATCCTTACTTATTTTCGAATGATTCAGCCGTGAGACAAATTGTCAAGAACCTAACTCCTATGCTTGGTTTCTGCATTGTCGTCAACAATATCCAACCAGTTCTATCCG GAGTGGCTGTTGGAGCTGGATGGCAAGCTGTTGTGGCTTATGTGAATGTTGGCTGTTACTATTTGTTTGGGATTCCTTTGGGCCTTCTTTTGGGTTTCGCTCTTCACTGGGGTGTTTTG GGAATATGGTCTGGCATGATTGGAGGAACCATAATTCAGACTTTCATATTGGTATGGATGGTGTACAAAACCAATTGGAATGAAGAG GCATCTGTTGCTGAGGATAGAATAAGGAAATGGGGAGGTCCCACTGTTTCCTAA